CTAATATATAGGCCCATGGCATAACCAAGACTTTTAGGTTCAATTTCTTCTGACAGATATGTCATTGCTATAGATGGCAACCCTGCGAGTGCCACACCCTGGAGAATACGAAGCAGAAGAAGCTCCGTATATCCCGGGCTGAATGCGCTCAACAAAGCAATAACAGAAGATATCACCAGTGCTGCTGTCATAATAAAGCGTCGGCCCACAGAATCAGATAAGGACCCGATGAACAGCATCGTCAATGCCATGGCGATCGTTGTTACCGATAGCGTAAGACTGGCGTGTGCCGGCGTAATGGAGAACGCTTCGCTAATCTCAGGCATCAGGGGCTGGAGGCTGTAGAGCAAAGCAAAAGTGACAAAACCTCCGGCGAACAGTGCAAGGCTAATGTTACGAAATGTCTTCGTTCCCTGCTGAATCATGGATGTTCCAACTTTCTCAGTAAGAAAGCTTCTTGGATCGACTGTGGCCTGATCGCCAGTGAAGCCTTCCATTTATCGTTATTTAGTGAACAGTTTCCGCTCCATATGGGTCAGAAACTCATAACCATCTGGCGTTACGACAATTGTATCTTCAATTTGGAATCCACCAGCACCGAGCTCGTAATAGGGTACCTCAACACATAGCACCATTCCGGACTCAAGTACGCGCTGGTCACCTGGAGAGAGGGTTATATCGTCGTACAATTCCAACCCGATGGCATGTCCGACATGCTGACGTCGGTAATGCGGAATCCCCTCACGCTGTACGCGAGATACTGCCGCATGGAATACTTCTGATGCCTTGACGCCAGGGCGCACACGCTCAAGGGCCGTCTCCCATCCACTTTTGACTGCATTAAAATGTTTTTTCATCCAAGCGGTAGGCTCCCCTGCAACAACTGTGCGGCCCGTATCTCCCCAATATCCCTCCAGCTGTAGGCAAAGGTCGAAACGGATCTGATCTCCGGTCTCAATCGTATGAAAATAATTTTCAATGAGTGGCAAGGCACTACGTGGCCCTGCCCCTACCGCTGTCATTGCGGGAGTCCCACCTGCTCTCATCACAGCCAGACGATAATGATCGGCAAGTTGCTTCTCATGAACACCTGTGGCAATCAGGTCAATGAGTTCCTGCTCAATCCGTTCATTTAATTGGGCAGCCTGACGCAGTTGCTCGATTTCAAAAGGTGTCTTGACCAGGCGGATTTCTCGGAACAACTTATATGCAGGAATTACCGGTCTGTCAGGAACCTCCTCCTTGATTCTCGTCAGAATATCTGGAGCGATCCGCATCTCATCGATTCCAATCGGCTGATCTTCGATCTCAAGCTGTTTTAATGCTGCCTTGAGTGCTTCAACTGGATTTGGATGAATAACCGTCGTTTGTAGGAGAGAATAGAACAGATCGATGTCGTCAGTTGAAAGTTTGCCTTCAATTGAACCTTCCACGAAAAAATCACTGTAGGCAAATATGTCCACTCCAGTGATACCGAATTGGGCCACCACGCCCAACCGATTCGTTGGAATGACGATACACGGCCTAGCAGATCTATCCGCAGGCAGAACCGCATAAATCTGCATCGTCCAGTTGCTTGCACGCAGCTGGGACCCGATGACATAGTGAATGTTCTCCGGAGTAGTTGCGATCAGGGCACTTAGCCCCTGAGCTTTCATCACTTCTTCCGCCCGATCCCGATTTAGACCTGAGCTATGGGACAGATGCTGTGGATTATTCATTTTGATCCAGACCTCCTTTTGTTTTGGTGCGACCAAATAAACGGTCAAGTCCCGGTACAGAGCGAAGCACTAGTTTAATCGTCATAAACAGAGCTAGCGCAAAAGCGATCAGAACGACAGACACAACAGCAATCGTTGGGTCCTGCCATTTCTCCATATACAGGAATAGCTGAATCGGCAATGTGTAGCTATCCTGACGGAGCAACAACAGGGCAGCCTCTACCTGATCGAAAGTGAAGACAAAAGCGATAGACCCCGACAGGAGCAGGGATAGTCGGAGCTGTGGCAGCGTAATTGTGAAAAAGATACGCATCGGCCCTGCGCCAAGGTCCGCGGCAGCTTCCCGGTGAGCCGGGTGCAGATTGGCTAACGCACTGCCCACAAGAGTGAGCACGAATGGAAGCACAATGACCGCTTCACCCAAAATAAGTGCAAACAGTCCGCCTGCAATATGCATTTTCGAGAACAAAATCAGGTATGCGATACCCAGCGTAATTTTCGGCATAACCATCGGAGATACAAAAAATGCCCTTAAGATACCAGAGCCAGGGAAAGGGTATTGCACGATCGCTAGCGCAGCAAGCGTACCTGTAATCAAAGCCAGCAGAACCGCCCCTGTAGAAGCAATAAGACTATTCTTGAATGCATCGAGAAACTGGGTTTGCTCACTCAGATTGGCATACCATTTCAAGGTCAGACCTTCTGGGGGAAATTTGCTGGCTGAACCTGAGCCTACAGATGTCAACATAATCATCAGCAGCGGCAACAGCAAATAAATGGCTACGGCGCCTACAAAGATGTAGAGTAACAGCTTGGTGCCCCTGTTCGACTTAACCATACGCCTGACCTCCCTTACGGGAACGACGGAACATCAACATTTCTGCTCCTTTATTCACAAGCAAGGAGACGACGATGGAAGATACAAGCAAGAACAAGCTGGCAACCGCAGCCATCGGCCAGTTGGTATCCAAGGTTCGCTGGTATATAAATACCGGAAGTGTCATGACTCTTCCTCCGCCAATCAGTTGAGGTGTGGTGAAGGCGGTGAGACATAACGTGAACACAATCTGTACCCCGCTTGCAATGCCTCTTGCCGATAAAGGCAGGGTAATGGTCAGGAACGTTTGCCAGCTGCCCGCCCCCAAATCCTGAGCAGCTGCCTTTAAAGAGGCATCACTTTGGGATAATACATTCAGGATTGGAAAGACCATAAATGGCAAGAAAATATGGACAAGCGCTACAACGACACCTGTCTCGTTGTATATCATGCTGAATCCTTCCTCAGTAAGCCCCAGCCGGATGAACAACCAGTTCATGAAGCCCTGTTTGGACAGCAAAAGCTGCCATCCGTAAGAACGCACAACTGCGCTGACCAGCAGCGGAAGAAAGGTGAGTAGCAGCAACAATTGCTTCATGCCAGGCTTCTTTAGACCAGCAATGCAATAGGCCAGCGGATATGCCAGCAAAAGACTCCATAGCGTAACCTTGAAGGCAATGCGAAACGTTGTGCCAATCAGTTTCCAATAGTAAGGATCAGATAAAAAAGCACGATAGGCCCCCCAGTCCCAGCCACGAATAAGCTTGCCATTCTCATACATATCGAAGCTATATCTGCCAAAGATCAGCAACCCGCCCAGATACACGATGCCCATCATAGCAAGCGCAGGCAACAGAAGCAGCAACCGGGTTACCCATGTGCGGTTCCCGAAGGAATACAAATTCACGATCCGTTCCGCGATCCGATTCATATTCCTGCACCCTGTACATGGTCATGCATGGGTTCAGATAACAAGAGCGCGTCCTCTGGATCGAAGCCAATTTGTATGGGCTCACCTGGACTATAACGTGAGACTCCCCGCTGATGCAGCACACTGGCCTGAACCAGGAAATCCTCTGCAATCTGCACGCTGTAACGAATATTTGCTCCGCCGTACACCGCTTCAATCACATGTCCATCCAGTTTATTAAGGCAAAGATTTGCATCTTCTCCAAGTCGAATATACTCATTACGAATCGATAATGAATGGCCTGCTCCCACTTTCGGTACAGCATTTCCAACTCTGACTTTCACCAGCAATGAATTGCCGAAACATTCTACCCGAATTCCATTGATATCATGTCCTAACACTTTCGTCTCAAAGAGGTTGGTATCTCCAATGAATTTGGCTACGAAACTATCGGCCGGTCTTTCATAGATTTCATCAGGGGTTGCATATTGCAGCAGCCTTCCGGCGCGCATGACTCCAATTCGGTCAGACATGTTCATAGCCTCACTCTGATCATGCGTTACAAAGATAAACGTCCCACCGAACTCGCGCTGGATGCGTTTCAGTTCACGCTGCATATCGAGACGCAGCTGCATGTCCAATGCAGAGAGAGGTTCGTCAAGCAGCAGCACTTCGGGTCTGTTGATCAGTGCGCGAGCAATGGCGACGCGTTGGGCCTGCCCCCCGGACAGCTCGGACACTGCACGCCTGCCATAGTCTCCGAGCTGGACCAGATCCAGCATCTCACCTACTTGCCGTTGAATATCGGCTTTTGGTAACTTCTTTACCTTTAGCCCATAGGCAATGTTGTTGAATAAGTCCATATGAGGGAACAGCGCAAGCTGCTGAAAAATCATATTGCTATTGCGTCCATAGGCTGGAACGCCAGTCACATCCCGGCCTCCCAGCATAATGGTGCCCTGATCCGGTTGCTCAAGTCCGCCAAGCATGCGCAGCAGTGTTGTTTTGCCACAGCCACTCGGACCAAGCAAGGAAACGAATTCGCCCTTTTTCACTTGGAGTGTTACATGATCAACGGCGGCTCGTTCACCATAGATCTTCGTGACTTCCCTTGTTTCAATGGATATGGTTTCTTGTCCGCTGCTCATCTCTGATTCCCTCCCATCCGTTCCGCGTTCATAACAGAACCCGGAATCGTTGCGTGCCTGACAACAATCCTTTTATTGAAGCTTTGTTTTCACGAGTCGGTCCCATAGTTCCTTCCAGGAAGAGCTGTTCTGTGCGAGCACATCCCAGTCTGGATTAATGCCGCTACTTTGCGTTTCAACGGAGAATGAAGGATCATCCTTGTACTTGTCTGGAACTGCAGCTGTCGTACTGGTTACTGGCGTACCCGTCGCTTCTGCGTATTGTGACAGCGCCTCTGCGCTCAACAATTCGTTAATGATTTCGTTTGCAACACGTGCCTGCTCAGGTGTTGAGCCCTTCACGACCTGAAGTGTGTACGGGAAGGAGATGGCACCTTCGCTTGGATATGCTACGGCAAGTGGAGAACCTCCATCAATCCATGTCTGCGCAACCTGTGCACTGAATGGGGCAATGAGTGCATCACCTGACTCCAGCAGTGCTTTCAGCTGATCATTAGATGAAACCAATGTGCCAATCTGGTCACTGCGATCTGCCCAGAACTGGAAGGCTGGCTCGGGATTTTCATAGGATGCGCCAATTTCTTGACCTTTGGCAGCAATAAGCGGGGAGATATAGGAATAAAACATGTAGTCCCAGAGCGCAGTTTTTCCTTTGAACTCCTCGTTATCCCATAGATCGTTCCAGCTGGTAGGCGGCGTTTTTACCAGGTCTTTGTTATATACCAGGGCGAAGCTCGAAACGCCCCAGACCACACCTTTATTGTCTGGCTTGTGGAAGGACTCCGGGATATCCTTGATATTGGTTACGATGCTTGTATCTAATGGCTCCCACATGTCATCGTTCAAACCTTTAGCCGTCGCATCTGCATTGAAATAACCGAAGTTGACGACCGGATTGTTGGCATCAGCCTGCTTGCCTGCCACCATCTTTGGATACATTACCGAATTGGAGGACTCCTCAAAAGTGACTTCAACGTTGGGATGTTCTTTCACATACTCGGCAACCACTTCTTTAGGAACAACATCCTGATTGGAACCGGCCCAGATAAACATCGTCAGCTTAACTTTGTCTGCGCCTGCTCCTGCTCCTGAAGAATCGCTCTCTCCGGCAGTATTACTTGAGTTACCGGCTCCACCACAAGCGGAAAGCACCAATGTACCGGCCAGTGTCAGTGAGGCGAGGCTGAGAAAGCGTTTTTTGTTTGATTTAAACATGCAATTTCCCCCATCCATGTAGTTGGTTTTACGGTTTTATCGCTAAGACGGAACTAGATATTCTCCATACACTTGATCAATTCAACCCTATTTGCTGGCGTATCCCTTCCATAATGTCTGAGATCTCCCGTGGATCTACAGTTAGGGAATCCTTATGTTTCTCCTCTACAATGCCCATGGTCTGACGCTTCAGGTAGTCTCTCAGTGCAAGCGGAGCATTCAGCAATGCCTGATTCAGCGTTACCTGCATCTCATCGCTCCATATGTCTTCAAATTGTTCCCGCGCCTTGCCATAGGCGAACTCCTCCTGCTTACGCGCTCGCTTGGCTCGCATTTGTTCGGTATCGCTCTCGTTTAGCTCCAAGCCGTCAATCACAACACCGTATAACTCAAGAGCTTTCTCCGTGGATACCAGCCCTCTTCTTACATCTTCTAGAACCAGACGAGAATCACGTTCATACGGATCGCCATATCCGCCTCCGCCTTGCGAAAGGAACGTAACCGTTTCTCCAGGCTGAAGTAACAGCTCATCAATTCTTCCCAGATGATGCTCACTTGCACGCCCAGCATTAAAAATCGCTTCTCCATGTGAACCTACACCACCACCGAGCCTGCCCCACGGCTGAAACTCCATACGCTCCATGTTTCTAGCCGTCAATACAGTATCCGGTGTTAGAATTCTGACACACAGGTCAATCCCGCTTCCACCCCGGAAGGTTCCCGCACCTGCCGAGTCAGTACGAAGACCATAATGCTCGATTAACACAGGCATTTCGGATTCCACCGTTTCCGCAGGAATATTCCGAAGATGACCGACCGCAAAATCCATGCCGTCAATCCCGTCTTTCATCGGCCTAGCTCCCGAACCTCCGCAGATCGGCTGAATTACGCCCACCTTTTTCTTGCCATCGGATGCATCTGTCATCGCCATCATGACGATGCAGGCTTGTCCAGCTCCTGCCGCGGGGACCATATTGCCCTGAGCTTTCCCCAGGGCTCCCGTGATTACGTCCATCAGCCGAATAAAGGTCGCGGCACGTGCCCCAACAGCTGCCATCGGCTCCGGATTAAGCACGGAAGCAGGCGGCGCGTAATTTCGCACCATGCGAATCATGCCCGAATTCCAAGGAATGGTCGGATCGAGTGTACGGAAATAACGAATGAGTGCGGGTACCAGCATGTAATGTCCCTGTTGATTGTGGGTAGGGATATTGAATGAAGCCCTGACCTGAGGATCGGTGCCGCTAAAGTCCAGATGAATGTCACTGCTTGCAATCGTCATCTTGCAACGCAACCGAATAGGATATCCCCCTGGTCCTTTCTCCAGATAGTCCCAGAAGTCATAGGATCCGTCCGGAATATCCTGCACAATGGCACGGGCCTTCAGCTCGGCGTATTCCAGCAAATGTTCGATGCCCTGCTGAATTTTTTCCACGCCATAACGTGCAATAAGTTCCTCAAGCCGCTGCTCTCCCCGATTCAATGCAGCCATAAGCGCTTTGAGATCACCGAGATTTTGCTCCGGAATTCGGCTGTTGTCCAGAAACATGCGCAGGATCTGCTCGTTCAGAACACCAGCTTCATACAGCTTGACTGGTGCAATACGAATGCCTTCCATATGAATATCGTAGGCGCTGGGAGATACACTCCCCGGTACCTTGCCACCCACGTCAGAAGAATGAACAAAGCACATGCCGTATGCAATAATACGCTCTTCGTGAAAATAAGGCTTGATGAGATGAATGTCTGGAAGGTGTGTGACCATGCCTTTGGTAGAATATGGATCATTACATATGACGAGATCCCCTTCCTTCCAGTCTTCTATACTGTTAATGGTCGCAGCAGCAGGAATGCCCAGGGACAGATTGTAGCCCGTCTCCAGCGGCGAGCCGAACGTTTCCCCGGATGGAGATAAGAGGTAGGTTCCAAAATCGCCCGTTTCTTTGACAAAAGCGGTGAATCCTGTGCGCAGAACGACATTCGCCATTTCTTCCACGGCGGCTTGAATCCGGTTGTTGAAAATCTCAAGAAAGACCTTGTCACCGATCATGCTTCCACCTCCCCAATCACGTTTCCGTAGGCATCCCGGTGTACCTTAAATCCAGGCGGGATAAAGATCGTTGTATCATATTCCTCCACAATAATAGGCCCGGGGATGGGAGCATCCACCTGTGGAATCTGTCCCCTTTTAAGTACCTTAGCTGTCTGCTGTACATGGTCAAAGGTAATGATCCGTTCTTCCGCTTCACTCTCATCGAATGGAAAATTTGCTGGAGCTACCGTGTTATGAGTAGGCAAAACACCAACAATGGTCGCTCTGAGACTTACAAACATAACCTCCGCCTCTGGCTGACTAATGCCAAACACGTTTTGGTAAGATGAATGGAATTTCATTCCTGCCTTTTTAGGGTCTTCAATTTCTTCCAATGTCAGCGTGACCTCAAGATCAAATGCTTGTCCTTCATAGCGCATATCCGCACTGTATAGGCAATAGATATTGTCCAGCTTGACACCGCCTCGCGCTTCCTCATCGACCCAGCTTCGTCCCTGGTTTTCCAGTTCAGCGAAAAGAGAACCTAATTCGCCAGACACTAAAGTCTGGGTGCTTTTATGTAACGTATAAACGAAATCATTGCGAAGATTGGCAACCGTGCAGCCCATGGCACACAGCGTTCCCGGAGATGGCGGGATCAGCACTCTGCCAATGCCTACCTCACGTGCCATCAGAAAAGCATGCATCGGGCCAGCTCCACCATATGCGAGCAACGTAAAATCACGAGGATCAACACCCTTGCGAGCCATTAGGGGAGAAAACTGGGCATACATATTGGCGGTTGCTACATCGAGAATGGCTTGCGCAGTATGTTCAGCATTCAGTCCAAGCTTCTCTCCCAGATTGGATAGAGCACGCTCTGCAAGTTCGGGATACAGACGCATTTGTCCACCAAGGAAACGATCAGCATGCAAGATACCGAGCTGTAGATAGGCATCTGTGGTTGTCGGCTCTTCTCCCCCGCGCTGATAGCATGCCGGACCCGGGTTGGCTCCCGCGCTACGTGGTCCAACCTTGAGTACGCCTACGGAATCAAGCCAGGCAATTGAACCCCCACCTGCTCCTATAGCCGTTACATCAACAGCAGGAATGATGACAGGAAAATCACCAACCTTGTTTTCGGATGAATAGGTTGGTTCTTTGTCAATCAGAGCAACATCAACGCTTGTCCCGCCCATGTCAAATGTGATGACCTGATGAATCCCAGCTCGTTCAGCGATATGGGTCGCGGCGATTACGCCGGAAGCAGGCCCTGATAGAAGCGTGCGTACCGGTTCATTAGCCGCTCTGGCAGCTGTCATAATTCCACCGTTGGACATGGTGGACAGCAAGTTGGCTTTGAGGCCATACGCCTGAATCCCTTCTTGCAGACGCAGGAAGTAAGACCCCATCCTTTCACCTACATAAGCATTCATCGCCGTTGCGAGTGTTCGTTCGAACTCACGCTGTTGTGGCCAGATAGCGCTGCTTCGGCAGAGGAACAGTTGTGGATAACGTTCCCTGATCAGATCTTCCGCAAGCTGTTCATGAGCAGGATTCACATAAGCATGCAAAAAACTGATGGCCAAAGCTGTAACGCCATCCTCCACCAGCTCATGCACCGCTTGCAACAGCTGTTCTTGATTCAGTGGCTGGAGTATCCCCCCACTCGCAATCACCCGTTCATCAACTTCCTTAACGCGATGTCTCGGCACTAACGGATCTGTCTTGTCACCGTACAGATTGGTTGTATCCTCAAGTCGCAACCGCCGGATCTCAAGAATATCGCGGAATCCTTTAGTGACCAACAGGCCTGTAACAGCACCATTTCGTTCGATTAACGTGTTGACGCCAAGTGTTGTTCCATGCACAAATAGATCAATCTCACGAATGTTCACGCCATTTGCCTTGAGTTGATCAAGTACGTTGAAAATCGCCTGTTCTGGAGCTGCTGCAATCGATGGCGTCTTCAGCGCCGCAATCACCCTGTTCTGATGGTCCATCACCAGTGCATCCGTGAAAGTACCTCCGATATCTATGCCTAAACGATAGAGTGTGTCCACAAGCTCAACTCCTTTAACACCGGGTTTCGTTCAAAGGTGTTTTATTGGTTTTGCATGGCGAAATAACGTTTGACATCATTGATCATTTGGTTAATATGGTTCACCATTGCCGCTTCAGCCTGCTCTGGAGAGCCGGCTATAATAGCATCCAGAATCTGCTGATGGTCCACAACTAATTCACTTCCTACTCTCCGGCGAATATATGCTGTCTCCAGAAAATCACGGCTTGTCTCCCATACCAGTTCAACCGCGTGCAGAAGAATTTGGTTTTGCGCAGCATAAGCCAGCAATCTGTGAAACTCCCGGTCCTGCTCGTATGGTATAATATTTTTGGAAAGCAATTCATACTGGTTCGCAATCGATGCTTGCAACAGTAATATGTATTCTTTCGAGGCACGCTCTGCTGCCAGGGAAGCGATCTCCCGCTCAAGTGCCCTTCTGGCAACGAGAACATCCAGCAGTGCCTTTTCCCCGGAATGATTTAACATCTGAATTAACTGTGAATTCACACTTTTTTGCTGCAAATCTCTTTCCAGTGTCTTCATTCGGTCCAGACCCTGTTCGGTCAGAGTCCTTCCCTTGCGACC
The window above is part of the Paenibacillus sp. 1781tsa1 genome. Proteins encoded here:
- a CDS encoding Xaa-Pro peptidase family protein, whose product is MNNPQHLSHSSGLNRDRAEEVMKAQGLSALIATTPENIHYVIGSQLRASNWTMQIYAVLPADRSARPCIVIPTNRLGVVAQFGITGVDIFAYSDFFVEGSIEGKLSTDDIDLFYSLLQTTVIHPNPVEALKAALKQLEIEDQPIGIDEMRIAPDILTRIKEEVPDRPVIPAYKLFREIRLVKTPFEIEQLRQAAQLNERIEQELIDLIATGVHEKQLADHYRLAVMRAGGTPAMTAVGAGPRSALPLIENYFHTIETGDQIRFDLCLQLEGYWGDTGRTVVAGEPTAWMKKHFNAVKSGWETALERVRPGVKASEVFHAAVSRVQREGIPHYRRQHVGHAIGLELYDDITLSPGDQRVLESGMVLCVEVPYYELGAGGFQIEDTIVVTPDGYEFLTHMERKLFTK
- a CDS encoding ABC transporter permease is translated as MVKSNRGTKLLLYIFVGAVAIYLLLPLLMIMLTSVGSGSASKFPPEGLTLKWYANLSEQTQFLDAFKNSLIASTGAVLLALITGTLAALAIVQYPFPGSGILRAFFVSPMVMPKITLGIAYLILFSKMHIAGGLFALILGEAVIVLPFVLTLVGSALANLHPAHREAAADLGAGPMRIFFTITLPQLRLSLLLSGSIAFVFTFDQVEAALLLLRQDSYTLPIQLFLYMEKWQDPTIAVVSVVLIAFALALFMTIKLVLRSVPGLDRLFGRTKTKGGLDQNE
- a CDS encoding ABC transporter permease, with product MNRIAERIVNLYSFGNRTWVTRLLLLLPALAMMGIVYLGGLLIFGRYSFDMYENGKLIRGWDWGAYRAFLSDPYYWKLIGTTFRIAFKVTLWSLLLAYPLAYCIAGLKKPGMKQLLLLLTFLPLLVSAVVRSYGWQLLLSKQGFMNWLFIRLGLTEEGFSMIYNETGVVVALVHIFLPFMVFPILNVLSQSDASLKAAAQDLGAGSWQTFLTITLPLSARGIASGVQIVFTLCLTAFTTPQLIGGGRVMTLPVFIYQRTLDTNWPMAAVASLFLLVSSIVVSLLVNKGAEMLMFRRSRKGGQAYG
- a CDS encoding ABC transporter ATP-binding protein gives rise to the protein MSSGQETISIETREVTKIYGERAAVDHVTLQVKKGEFVSLLGPSGCGKTTLLRMLGGLEQPDQGTIMLGGRDVTGVPAYGRNSNMIFQQLALFPHMDLFNNIAYGLKVKKLPKADIQRQVGEMLDLVQLGDYGRRAVSELSGGQAQRVAIARALINRPEVLLLDEPLSALDMQLRLDMQRELKRIQREFGGTFIFVTHDQSEAMNMSDRIGVMRAGRLLQYATPDEIYERPADSFVAKFIGDTNLFETKVLGHDINGIRVECFGNSLLVKVRVGNAVPKVGAGHSLSIRNEYIRLGEDANLCLNKLDGHVIEAVYGGANIRYSVQIAEDFLVQASVLHQRGVSRYSPGEPIQIGFDPEDALLLSEPMHDHVQGAGI
- a CDS encoding PotD/PotF family extracellular solute-binding protein; this translates as MFKSNKKRFLSLASLTLAGTLVLSACGGAGNSSNTAGESDSSGAGAGADKVKLTMFIWAGSNQDVVPKEVVAEYVKEHPNVEVTFEESSNSVMYPKMVAGKQADANNPVVNFGYFNADATAKGLNDDMWEPLDTSIVTNIKDIPESFHKPDNKGVVWGVSSFALVYNKDLVKTPPTSWNDLWDNEEFKGKTALWDYMFYSYISPLIAAKGQEIGASYENPEPAFQFWADRSDQIGTLVSSNDQLKALLESGDALIAPFSAQVAQTWIDGGSPLAVAYPSEGAISFPYTLQVVKGSTPEQARVANEIINELLSAEALSQYAEATGTPVTSTTAAVPDKYKDDPSFSVETQSSGINPDWDVLAQNSSSWKELWDRLVKTKLQ
- a CDS encoding hydantoinase B/oxoprolinase family protein, with the protein product MIGDKVFLEIFNNRIQAAVEEMANVVLRTGFTAFVKETGDFGTYLLSPSGETFGSPLETGYNLSLGIPAAATINSIEDWKEGDLVICNDPYSTKGMVTHLPDIHLIKPYFHEERIIAYGMCFVHSSDVGGKVPGSVSPSAYDIHMEGIRIAPVKLYEAGVLNEQILRMFLDNSRIPEQNLGDLKALMAALNRGEQRLEELIARYGVEKIQQGIEHLLEYAELKARAIVQDIPDGSYDFWDYLEKGPGGYPIRLRCKMTIASSDIHLDFSGTDPQVRASFNIPTHNQQGHYMLVPALIRYFRTLDPTIPWNSGMIRMVRNYAPPASVLNPEPMAAVGARAATFIRLMDVITGALGKAQGNMVPAAGAGQACIVMMAMTDASDGKKKVGVIQPICGGSGARPMKDGIDGMDFAVGHLRNIPAETVESEMPVLIEHYGLRTDSAGAGTFRGGSGIDLCVRILTPDTVLTARNMERMEFQPWGRLGGGVGSHGEAIFNAGRASEHHLGRIDELLLQPGETVTFLSQGGGGYGDPYERDSRLVLEDVRRGLVSTEKALELYGVVIDGLELNESDTEQMRAKRARKQEEFAYGKAREQFEDIWSDEMQVTLNQALLNAPLALRDYLKRQTMGIVEEKHKDSLTVDPREISDIMEGIRQQIGLN
- a CDS encoding hydantoinase/oxoprolinase family protein; this translates as MDTLYRLGIDIGGTFTDALVMDHQNRVIAALKTPSIAAAPEQAIFNVLDQLKANGVNIREIDLFVHGTTLGVNTLIERNGAVTGLLVTKGFRDILEIRRLRLEDTTNLYGDKTDPLVPRHRVKEVDERVIASGGILQPLNQEQLLQAVHELVEDGVTALAISFLHAYVNPAHEQLAEDLIRERYPQLFLCRSSAIWPQQREFERTLATAMNAYVGERMGSYFLRLQEGIQAYGLKANLLSTMSNGGIMTAARAANEPVRTLLSGPASGVIAATHIAERAGIHQVITFDMGGTSVDVALIDKEPTYSSENKVGDFPVIIPAVDVTAIGAGGGSIAWLDSVGVLKVGPRSAGANPGPACYQRGGEEPTTTDAYLQLGILHADRFLGGQMRLYPELAERALSNLGEKLGLNAEHTAQAILDVATANMYAQFSPLMARKGVDPRDFTLLAYGGAGPMHAFLMAREVGIGRVLIPPSPGTLCAMGCTVANLRNDFVYTLHKSTQTLVSGELGSLFAELENQGRSWVDEEARGGVKLDNIYCLYSADMRYEGQAFDLEVTLTLEEIEDPKKAGMKFHSSYQNVFGISQPEAEVMFVSLRATIVGVLPTHNTVAPANFPFDESEAEERIITFDHVQQTAKVLKRGQIPQVDAPIPGPIIVEEYDTTIFIPPGFKVHRDAYGNVIGEVEA
- a CDS encoding FCD domain-containing protein, yielding MGPELNEMELEYELLKQLRDASAPIGASTLVHTLGKTYGLSQATIGRRLMEMDVEGFTVLEGRKGRTLTEQGLDRMKTLERDLQQKSVNSQLIQMLNHSGEKALLDVLVARRALEREIASLAAERASKEYILLLQASIANQYELLSKNIIPYEQDREFHRLLAYAAQNQILLHAVELVWETSRDFLETAYIRRRVGSELVVDHQQILDAIIAGSPEQAEAAMVNHINQMINDVKRYFAMQNQ